From Shewanella yunxiaonensis, the proteins below share one genomic window:
- a CDS encoding DUF3014 domain-containing protein: MQVNEEDRIAPGKQASGGNGVIWVLALLVIVLAGGGWYYLTKDESATETPQQSEEQAAVSLPDTAPEQPLQTEAPVPEPEAQPQPTAAAPQAQEEAAKPAAEQLPALADSDKFVHDKVVQMADGMNINPLLNDSDMVRQFVVFVDNLAQGELARKTSPMKAPTQKFTVSDITNKTYLDPDSYHRYDVYADFLSGLDDNQLLATYKQMSPLLEQAFAELGYPNMTFNQRLHQAMKVLLGTPIVDEPIELYSISVNYKFVDPKLEALPNAQKLLIRMGPDNTRKIKKVLRQLQTLLPQ; encoded by the coding sequence ATGCAAGTCAATGAAGAAGATAGAATTGCTCCTGGGAAGCAGGCATCCGGTGGCAACGGTGTAATCTGGGTGTTAGCGCTGCTGGTCATCGTCCTCGCTGGGGGCGGCTGGTATTACCTGACCAAAGATGAAAGTGCCACAGAAACGCCGCAGCAGAGTGAAGAGCAAGCTGCGGTCAGTCTGCCAGATACCGCACCAGAACAGCCACTACAAACGGAAGCGCCAGTACCTGAACCGGAAGCTCAGCCACAACCTACTGCGGCAGCGCCGCAAGCACAAGAAGAGGCAGCCAAACCAGCTGCCGAGCAACTGCCAGCACTTGCTGATAGCGATAAGTTTGTGCACGATAAAGTGGTACAAATGGCCGATGGCATGAATATCAATCCATTACTGAATGACAGTGACATGGTGCGCCAGTTCGTGGTCTTTGTAGATAATCTGGCGCAGGGTGAATTGGCACGTAAAACCAGTCCAATGAAAGCGCCCACCCAAAAATTTACCGTATCAGACATCACTAACAAGACCTACCTTGATCCTGACAGCTACCATAGATACGACGTCTACGCGGATTTTCTCAGCGGTCTTGATGATAACCAGTTACTGGCCACCTATAAGCAGATGTCACCGTTATTGGAACAGGCATTTGCCGAATTAGGTTACCCCAATATGACCTTCAATCAGCGGTTACATCAGGCGATGAAAGTGCTATTGGGCACACCAATAGTGGACGAGCCCATCGAACTGTATTCCATCAGCGTCAACTACAAGTTCGTTGACCCTAAGCTCGAAGCATTGCCCAATGCCCAAAAATTGTTGATCCGTATGGGCCCGGATAACACGCGTAAAATCAAGAAAGTTCTGCGACAACTCCAAACACTGTTGCCTCAATAA
- a CDS encoding beta-ketoacyl synthase chain length factor, translating into MQLTFSILSWGAWSPDYQQRQDWQQWQQANGATPVHTAVPPLQQVPSMQKRRLSRLTKMMLEAAFMAQPQPDCRSVFASRHGELHRTITLLEEMLQQQPLSPMGFSQSVHNTASGVFGILTQDQAPSTSIAAGRNTLSQALVETWTLLVEDSKPVLLVFGDDPVPQVYQDFVNEPEYPLALALVLAPETCAGIASLTLDTHHQDTSSLCYGQLLQSLATCRATAGQLAGMYWQLRPREGAC; encoded by the coding sequence GTGCAACTAACGTTCAGCATTCTCAGTTGGGGAGCCTGGTCTCCCGACTATCAACAACGTCAGGACTGGCAGCAGTGGCAACAGGCCAATGGTGCTACGCCGGTGCATACTGCTGTGCCACCATTGCAGCAAGTGCCCTCCATGCAAAAGCGCCGGCTCAGCAGGCTGACGAAAATGATGCTAGAGGCTGCCTTTATGGCGCAACCGCAGCCCGATTGCCGCTCAGTGTTTGCCTCACGCCACGGAGAACTCCATCGCACCATAACGCTGCTGGAAGAAATGCTGCAACAACAACCCTTGTCACCCATGGGGTTCAGCCAGTCCGTGCATAACACCGCCAGTGGTGTCTTTGGTATTCTCACGCAAGATCAGGCTCCATCTACGTCTATTGCGGCAGGCCGCAATACCTTAAGCCAGGCACTGGTCGAAACCTGGACCTTACTTGTAGAAGACTCGAAGCCGGTATTGCTAGTCTTTGGCGACGACCCGGTGCCGCAAGTCTATCAAGACTTTGTCAATGAACCTGAGTATCCATTAGCGTTAGCATTGGTGCTGGCTCCCGAGACTTGTGCTGGGATCGCCTCCCTGACACTGGACACTCACCATCAAGACACATCATCTTTGTGTTATGGCCAACTGCTGCAAAGTCTTGCGACATGCAGAGCAACAGCGGGACAACTTGCAGGTATGTACTGGCAATTACGACCTCGGGAGGGAGCATGCTAG
- a CDS encoding lysophospholipid acyltransferase family protein, which translates to MLDTSKGLGYLPRWLAGMSCYIAFGVGGLISSFTLLPLLKYWPGDANARIQRVQKAVHLMFRVFVRMLTWARVIRLDSHYCQQLQQAKGMVVIANHPTLIDVVVLISLMPNAGCIVKQGLWRNPFMRGVVSAAGYIPNRGAELLLADCREVLNRGTNLIIFPEGTRTVKGEVVNDFARGAANIALRCHAELLPVVLKVSNAGLTKQDPWYEIPRRTMHIQVQVGEHIKTVTAVEDSSAKQARRLTHELEIYYRQQLDGNYELT; encoded by the coding sequence ATGCTAGACACTTCCAAGGGGCTGGGTTATCTGCCACGCTGGTTGGCCGGTATGAGTTGCTATATTGCCTTTGGTGTTGGCGGGCTAATCAGCTCGTTTACGCTACTCCCGCTGCTCAAATATTGGCCTGGAGATGCCAATGCGCGTATTCAACGCGTTCAGAAGGCAGTTCATCTGATGTTCCGCGTCTTTGTCAGAATGTTAACCTGGGCACGCGTCATTCGTCTTGATAGTCACTATTGTCAACAATTACAACAAGCTAAGGGGATGGTCGTGATTGCTAACCACCCAACCTTAATTGACGTAGTGGTGCTGATCAGCCTGATGCCCAATGCTGGCTGTATTGTTAAACAGGGGCTCTGGCGCAACCCATTTATGCGTGGAGTGGTCTCTGCGGCGGGCTATATTCCCAATCGTGGCGCAGAGTTGCTGCTGGCCGATTGTCGTGAAGTATTAAATCGAGGTACCAATCTGATTATTTTTCCGGAAGGTACCCGTACCGTCAAAGGTGAAGTGGTTAACGACTTTGCTCGCGGCGCGGCCAATATTGCGCTGCGCTGTCATGCAGAACTGTTGCCTGTAGTCCTCAAAGTCAGTAATGCCGGCTTGACCAAACAGGATCCCTGGTATGAAATTCCTCGCAGGACCATGCATATTCAAGTGCAGGTTGGCGAACATATTAAGACAGTAACCGCTGTTGAGGATAGCAGTGCCAAACAGGCTCGCCGGCTCACCCATGAGCTGGAAATTTATTACCGACAACAATTAGATGGAAACTATGAGCTTACATGA
- a CDS encoding phosphopantetheine-binding protein: MSLHDEIKQLIIDSLDLEDVSVADIETDAPLFGEGLGLDSIDALELGLAIKKQFDVKIEANSEATRDHFYSVATLAKFIESQRS; the protein is encoded by the coding sequence ATGAGCTTACATGACGAAATCAAGCAATTGATTATTGATAGTCTGGATCTGGAAGATGTTAGCGTCGCAGATATCGAGACTGATGCACCATTGTTCGGTGAGGGCTTGGGACTGGATTCGATTGACGCGCTGGAACTGGGACTGGCGATTAAAAAGCAGTTTGATGTCAAAATCGAAGCCAATTCTGAAGCGACTCGCGATCATTTTTACAGTGTCGCGACATTAGCCAAGTTCATTGAATCACAGCGGTCGTAG
- a CDS encoding acyl carrier protein, producing MQNREQILQMLSRILEDEFEIDAADITPEASLYQDLDLDSIDAVDLVIKLQQITGKKIQPEAFKAVRTVDDVVNAIQQLVND from the coding sequence ATGCAAAACCGTGAACAGATCCTGCAGATGCTGAGCCGTATTCTGGAAGATGAATTCGAAATAGACGCGGCAGATATCACCCCGGAAGCATCGCTGTATCAAGATCTGGATTTAGACAGCATTGACGCCGTAGATTTAGTGATAAAACTGCAGCAGATCACCGGCAAAAAAATTCAGCCCGAAGCCTTTAAAGCGGTTCGGACTGTCGATGATGTGGTGAATGCTATTCAGCAGTTGGTCAATGATTGA
- a CDS encoding COG4648 family protein: MGKLAQAVTFILLLGYPLAVYLGLNYLPGNLLAPLLALLLLLRLVTQKQPLRLLALPVLFGLLLALGSFVARQQHWLLYYPIVMNLCMLGLFGSSLLKGPSMVERLAKITEPQLPDAARPYLRKVTGLWCLLFVINGSMATYTALYTSLATWTLYNGLIAYLLIGLLAGSEWLYRHFWLTRS; encoded by the coding sequence ATGGGTAAACTGGCCCAGGCAGTGACCTTTATTCTGTTGCTGGGCTACCCGCTGGCAGTTTACCTGGGGCTCAATTATCTGCCCGGAAACCTGCTGGCACCGCTGTTAGCGTTGCTGTTGCTGCTGCGCTTAGTGACACAAAAGCAGCCGTTACGTTTACTGGCATTGCCGGTGTTATTTGGCCTGTTATTGGCGCTGGGCAGTTTTGTCGCAAGGCAGCAGCACTGGCTGCTTTACTACCCGATAGTGATGAATCTGTGCATGTTAGGGCTGTTTGGCAGTTCATTGCTGAAGGGGCCCAGCATGGTAGAGCGGCTGGCAAAGATCACCGAACCACAATTGCCAGACGCCGCGCGGCCATATTTACGTAAAGTGACCGGGCTGTGGTGTTTACTGTTTGTCATCAATGGTTCCATGGCAACTTACACTGCGCTGTATACCAGTTTAGCTACCTGGACCTTATACAACGGACTCATTGCCTACCTGCTGATTGGCCTACTGGCCGGCAGTGAATGGCTATACCGACACTTTTGGCTGACAAGATCGTAA
- a CDS encoding AMP-binding protein, translated as MTELLKSWLSQGPSGQQLISFNHHDIVTGGLFATQVHHLHKRLVTSSEQRWLLACDSSDQFAVGLCAALLAGKQLILPANTQPGTLSELTHEFDAVLADQPLCEGKQYIALKKELSQPLAPWPKLPPDCDFGELILFTSGSSGYPKAVRKTLRQLDAEVTVLEQTFAKHLPHCSVIATVSHQHIYGLLFKILWPLAASRPFLSDLVEYPETLSYYTALFPKLCLISSPAQLSRLPEALGFERQIHTPSLIFSSGGPLSLEAAQGIRQCYGSFPIEVYGSTETGGIGYRRQHSADTPWRAFAPMVLNIDPEDNALLLQSPYLEDNQVLRCEDKITLLDKELFRLEGRLDRIVKIEEKRLSLTQMEGLLNSHPWVQQSHLLLLEAPRQQLGAVVELSAYGKQQLAIEGKLSINNGLKAHLLSQFERVTLPRRWRYPDTMPMNAQGKLLKQEIVQLFDHD; from the coding sequence ATGACAGAGTTACTGAAATCCTGGTTGAGCCAGGGTCCATCCGGACAACAACTGATCAGTTTCAACCATCACGATATTGTGACTGGCGGGCTGTTTGCCACTCAGGTACATCATCTGCATAAACGACTGGTCACCAGTAGCGAGCAACGCTGGCTGCTGGCCTGTGATAGCAGTGACCAGTTCGCTGTCGGCCTCTGTGCTGCGCTGCTGGCAGGCAAGCAACTAATCCTGCCCGCCAATACCCAGCCGGGCACGCTCAGTGAACTCACCCATGAATTTGATGCAGTATTGGCCGATCAGCCTTTGTGTGAAGGCAAACAATATATTGCGCTGAAAAAAGAACTCAGTCAGCCACTCGCGCCTTGGCCAAAGCTCCCCCCCGATTGCGATTTTGGTGAACTGATATTGTTCACTTCCGGCTCCAGCGGCTACCCCAAGGCGGTACGCAAAACGCTGCGGCAATTGGACGCTGAAGTGACCGTACTGGAGCAAACGTTCGCTAAACATCTGCCACACTGCAGTGTGATTGCCACCGTCAGCCACCAGCATATCTACGGCCTGTTATTTAAAATTCTGTGGCCATTGGCAGCCAGTCGACCATTTTTGTCGGATCTGGTGGAATATCCGGAAACCTTAAGTTACTACACAGCGCTGTTTCCTAAGTTGTGCCTGATCAGCAGCCCGGCGCAGCTATCGCGGTTGCCAGAAGCGCTAGGATTTGAGCGGCAAATCCACACCCCCAGTCTGATTTTCAGCTCCGGCGGCCCCCTATCACTGGAAGCGGCACAAGGCATTCGGCAGTGCTATGGCAGTTTTCCCATCGAAGTGTATGGCAGCACCGAAACCGGCGGTATTGGTTATCGCCGTCAGCATAGTGCCGATACCCCTTGGCGCGCATTTGCTCCCATGGTGCTGAACATTGATCCAGAAGATAACGCCCTGCTACTGCAATCGCCATATCTGGAAGACAACCAGGTTTTGCGCTGTGAAGACAAAATCACGCTGCTGGACAAAGAACTGTTCCGGCTGGAGGGACGGCTTGACCGCATTGTGAAAATCGAAGAAAAGCGATTATCACTGACCCAGATGGAAGGGCTGTTGAATAGTCACCCCTGGGTACAACAGAGCCACCTGTTATTGCTGGAAGCCCCGCGGCAGCAGTTAGGGGCGGTAGTGGAATTATCGGCATATGGCAAACAGCAACTGGCCATCGAAGGTAAACTCAGTATTAATAATGGCCTGAAAGCTCACCTTCTGAGTCAGTTTGAGCGTGTCACCTTGCCCCGCCGCTGGCGCTACCCGGACACTATGCCAATGAATGCTCAGGGTAAGTTGCTGAAGCAGGAAATAGTGCAGCTATTTGATCATGATTAA
- a CDS encoding ApeI family dehydratase: MIKSLLPPVVAHQIEGNDAHWQLQIPVDYPAFTGHFPAYPVLPGVVQLDWAVRFGCQQFGYQTAVAQLEVLKFQQLIQPGMQVSLCIRHLVEKRKLQFSFSAGEQRFASGRIAFATPEVT, from the coding sequence ATGATTAAATCGTTATTGCCGCCAGTGGTGGCGCATCAGATTGAGGGCAATGACGCCCACTGGCAACTGCAAATCCCGGTGGACTACCCTGCTTTTACCGGCCATTTCCCCGCATACCCGGTGCTGCCGGGCGTCGTACAGTTGGATTGGGCGGTCCGTTTCGGTTGCCAGCAGTTTGGCTATCAAACAGCCGTAGCGCAGTTGGAGGTGCTGAAATTCCAGCAGTTGATCCAACCAGGCATGCAGGTTTCTCTCTGCATCCGCCACCTGGTCGAAAAGCGTAAATTGCAGTTCAGTTTCAGCGCTGGCGAGCAACGTTTTGCGTCTGGGCGCATCGCCTTTGCCACACCGGAGGTCACATGA
- a CDS encoding glycosyltransferase family 2 protein, with translation MKPALVIPNYNHSNYIAQTLQKLKPLGIHCFLVDDGSNDTTRYLLQQLAAQHHDWVTLLTHPYNRGKGAAVVSGLRTAWEQGYSHALQVDADGQHDLDDIPQMLALAQQNPQALISGLPQYDDSVPKARLYGRYITHFWVWLETLSLSIRDSMCGYRVYPLAACEALLRCEPVGERMDFDTEIMVRLYWRGTPTLHLPTKVIYPPDGVSHFQGWADNWRISKMHSRLFFGMLRRKITAQAFGPKKKQDTRHWSSIRERGSLLGLKILVACYRLGGHWLARLVMYPVITYFFATGRSARAASQQFLRRVQQLEPRHPDLHQPTDWRDSLRHFFSFGNAALDRIDAWCDRITLDQVDFPDKQALATQLASGRGAVLLVSHIGNIELCRAISIHQRQIKVNVMVMTNHAENFNEVIKQLNPDSQLHLLQVAELSPATAMLLQDKIDAGELVVIAADRTSRHSMGRVCYVPFLGAEAALPQGPFILAGMLDCPVYTMFCVRQQRRYHVSLQPFSAPLNGPRAQRQQRLQQAAQLFAQRLEVMARQVPLQWFNFYDFWRRDDSATRKEQP, from the coding sequence ATGAAACCTGCACTGGTGATCCCCAACTACAACCACAGCAATTACATCGCCCAGACGCTGCAAAAATTAAAGCCGCTGGGGATACACTGCTTTCTGGTAGATGACGGCAGCAATGACACTACCCGTTATCTGTTGCAGCAGTTAGCCGCACAACATCATGACTGGGTCACCTTGTTGACTCATCCTTATAACCGCGGCAAAGGTGCTGCGGTGGTCAGTGGCCTGCGTACCGCCTGGGAACAAGGCTATTCGCATGCACTGCAGGTGGATGCTGATGGTCAGCATGATCTGGACGATATTCCACAGATGCTGGCGCTGGCACAGCAAAATCCTCAGGCGCTGATCAGCGGGCTACCACAATACGACGATAGTGTACCCAAAGCCCGGCTCTATGGCCGCTATATCACCCATTTCTGGGTGTGGCTGGAAACCCTGAGTCTGAGTATCCGCGATTCCATGTGTGGCTATCGCGTCTATCCATTGGCGGCTTGTGAAGCGCTGTTACGCTGTGAGCCGGTGGGTGAGCGCATGGATTTCGATACCGAAATTATGGTACGACTGTACTGGCGCGGCACCCCCACCCTGCATTTGCCGACCAAAGTGATTTACCCGCCAGACGGCGTTAGTCATTTTCAGGGTTGGGCCGATAATTGGCGCATCAGTAAAATGCACAGTCGATTATTCTTCGGCATGCTTAGACGCAAAATCACCGCGCAAGCATTTGGCCCCAAGAAAAAGCAAGACACGCGCCACTGGTCCAGTATCCGCGAGCGCGGTAGCCTGTTAGGGCTGAAAATTCTGGTGGCTTGTTATCGTCTTGGAGGCCACTGGCTGGCGCGACTGGTGATGTATCCGGTCATCACTTACTTTTTTGCCACAGGACGCAGCGCACGTGCAGCCTCGCAGCAATTTCTGCGGCGCGTGCAACAATTGGAGCCGCGACACCCCGATTTGCACCAACCGACCGACTGGCGCGATAGCCTGCGCCACTTTTTCAGCTTCGGTAACGCCGCATTAGACAGAATCGATGCCTGGTGCGATCGCATTACCCTCGATCAAGTCGACTTCCCAGATAAACAAGCGCTGGCAACACAGTTAGCCAGTGGCCGCGGGGCGGTGCTGCTGGTATCGCATATTGGCAATATTGAATTATGCCGAGCCATCTCTATCCACCAGCGCCAGATTAAAGTTAATGTGATGGTGATGACCAATCATGCGGAAAATTTTAACGAGGTCATCAAGCAATTAAATCCAGATAGCCAGTTACATTTGCTGCAAGTCGCAGAACTGAGTCCGGCCACGGCAATGTTATTGCAGGACAAAATTGATGCTGGGGAGCTGGTAGTGATTGCCGCTGATCGCACCTCACGCCACAGCATGGGCCGGGTGTGTTATGTGCCATTTCTTGGGGCAGAAGCCGCATTGCCACAAGGGCCGTTTATTCTGGCTGGCATGCTGGATTGTCCGGTCTACACCATGTTTTGTGTGCGCCAACAGCGGCGTTATCACGTGTCATTACAGCCCTTTAGCGCGCCACTAAACGGCCCCAGAGCACAACGTCAGCAACGGTTACAACAGGCCGCCCAGCTCTTTGCCCAGCGGCTGGAGGTGATGGCTCGTCAGGTGCCATTGCAATGGTTTAATTTTTACGATTTCTGGCGCAGAGATGACAGCGCGACACGCAAGGAGCAGCCATGA
- a CDS encoding HAL/PAL/TAL family ammonia-lyase, which produces MTQAIAFGHNILSLEQIVAVANGAPVVLDDSHDYREYIERGARFIDKLLAQDGVIYGVTTGYGDSCTVAIAPELVPELPLHLSRFHGCGLGRHFDKVQARAILACRLNSLARGKSGVSYALLARIALLLNQDIIPLIPEEGSVGASGDLTPLSYLAAVLVGERQVYYQDNIRDTAEVYGERQLQPLTLRPKEGLALMNGTAVMTALACLAYQRAQYLQRLCARITAMTSLTLQGNSNHFDELLFSVKPHPGQNQVAAWIREDLNHQQHPRNSERLQDRYSIRCAPHIIGVLADALPFMRQFIENELNSANDNPIVDGDGEHVLHGGHFYGGHIAFAMDAMKNAVANLADLLDRQMALVMDPKFNNGLPANLSGCDTERCSINHGFKAVQIGCSAWTAEALKLTMPASVFSRSTECHNQDKVSMGTIAARDCLRVLELTEQVAAATLLAMSQGIRLRIRQQQLSPESLTPSLAKTLAQLTQQLPLLQEDRPLEATLRDTLLKIQQGFWEVC; this is translated from the coding sequence ATGACCCAGGCGATTGCCTTTGGCCATAACATATTGTCGCTGGAACAGATAGTGGCCGTTGCCAACGGCGCACCGGTAGTGCTGGATGACAGCCACGATTACCGTGAATATATTGAACGCGGCGCACGCTTCATCGACAAACTGTTAGCCCAGGATGGAGTGATTTACGGCGTGACCACCGGCTACGGCGATTCCTGTACCGTTGCTATTGCGCCCGAGCTGGTGCCAGAACTGCCGCTGCATCTGAGCCGTTTTCACGGTTGTGGCCTTGGACGTCATTTCGATAAAGTGCAAGCGCGGGCGATACTGGCCTGCCGGCTTAACTCTCTCGCCCGCGGCAAATCTGGCGTCAGTTACGCATTGCTGGCACGTATTGCACTGTTGCTGAATCAGGACATCATTCCGCTGATCCCGGAAGAGGGCTCGGTGGGTGCCAGTGGCGATTTGACGCCGCTGTCCTATCTGGCTGCGGTATTGGTGGGGGAGCGGCAGGTCTATTATCAGGACAACATCCGCGACACTGCCGAGGTGTATGGAGAGCGACAACTTCAGCCATTGACGTTGCGCCCGAAAGAGGGATTAGCGTTGATGAATGGCACGGCGGTGATGACTGCGCTGGCGTGTCTGGCATATCAGCGTGCGCAATATCTGCAACGCTTATGTGCCCGCATCACCGCCATGACCTCCTTAACGCTGCAAGGCAACAGCAACCATTTCGATGAGTTGCTATTTTCCGTAAAGCCACATCCCGGCCAAAATCAGGTGGCAGCTTGGATCCGTGAGGATCTTAACCACCAGCAACATCCGCGTAATTCTGAACGGCTGCAGGACCGTTACTCCATCCGTTGTGCCCCCCACATTATCGGGGTCTTGGCGGATGCGTTGCCCTTCATGCGGCAGTTTATTGAAAACGAGCTCAACAGTGCCAATGACAACCCGATTGTGGATGGTGACGGCGAACATGTGTTGCACGGTGGTCACTTTTACGGTGGCCACATTGCATTTGCGATGGACGCCATGAAAAATGCGGTGGCGAACCTCGCAGATCTGCTGGACCGGCAGATGGCACTGGTGATGGACCCTAAATTTAACAATGGTCTACCTGCCAATCTTTCTGGTTGCGACACTGAACGCTGCAGCATTAATCATGGTTTTAAGGCAGTCCAAATTGGTTGTTCTGCCTGGACCGCCGAAGCATTGAAACTGACGATGCCAGCCAGTGTGTTTTCGCGCTCAACCGAATGCCACAACCAGGATAAAGTGAGCATGGGCACCATTGCCGCCCGCGATTGTTTGCGGGTACTGGAATTGACCGAGCAGGTCGCCGCGGCCACGCTGTTGGCGATGAGCCAAGGCATTCGTCTGCGCATCCGCCAACAGCAACTGTCTCCTGAGAGCCTGACTCCGTCACTGGCGAAAACCCTGGCACAGCTGACACAACAGTTACCACTGCTGCAAGAAGATCGGCCTTTGGAAGCCACATTGCGTGATACGCTATTGAAAATTCAGCAAGGTTTTTGGGAGGTCTGCTGA
- a CDS encoding acyl-CoA thioesterase, producing the protein MKAVVTAEVELEIPFFDVDSMGITWHGNYLRYFEVARCKLLDKIDYGYRQMLSSGYGWPIVDVQLKYVKSSTFEQKIRVVAGLVEWENRLKIQYQIFDAGSGERLTKGYTIQAAVNMQTKELCFETPAVFRQRLQPFLEAQ; encoded by the coding sequence ATGAAAGCCGTTGTAACTGCCGAAGTGGAGCTGGAAATTCCCTTTTTCGATGTCGACTCGATGGGCATCACCTGGCATGGCAACTACCTGCGTTACTTTGAAGTCGCCCGCTGTAAGCTGCTGGATAAAATCGATTATGGTTACCGGCAGATGCTGAGTTCTGGCTATGGTTGGCCAATTGTCGATGTGCAGCTCAAATATGTGAAATCCTCCACCTTTGAGCAGAAAATCCGCGTGGTCGCAGGGCTGGTAGAATGGGAAAACCGCCTGAAAATCCAATACCAGATTTTCGACGCTGGCAGTGGTGAACGACTGACCAAGGGCTACACCATTCAGGCCGCCGTCAATATGCAGACCAAGGAGTTGTGTTTTGAAACTCCTGCGGTATTTCGTCAGCGGCTACAACCGTTTTTGGAGGCACAATGA
- a CDS encoding LolA-related protein — MRYLFGILLLLLCHPVMADNRPQPGDYDRLFATEASSEQLQQLQQRLALGDSSRGSFQQTRWLRVLKQPLYSSGRFIFAPNEGMLWQQQQPFATTLILKQQQLLQIDSQGQLSVQQTSDAPTALASLLPKLMQALLAGNIEYLQQHFALYLQQQSSWQLGLIAKDSQLKTVLPRLILSGEAQPQQLLMLGRHGDLSDIRFSQIHTGPLSSAEQLLFIPSGTAN; from the coding sequence ATGAGGTATCTGTTTGGCATACTATTGTTACTGTTGTGCCATCCGGTAATGGCAGACAATCGTCCACAGCCGGGCGATTATGACCGTCTGTTTGCTACCGAAGCCAGCAGCGAGCAGCTGCAACAACTACAGCAGCGACTGGCACTTGGCGATAGCAGTCGTGGCAGTTTTCAGCAGACACGTTGGTTGCGGGTATTAAAGCAACCGCTCTATAGCAGTGGTCGCTTTATTTTTGCACCTAACGAAGGCATGTTGTGGCAGCAGCAACAGCCCTTTGCCACGACCTTGATACTAAAACAGCAGCAACTGCTCCAGATAGACAGCCAAGGCCAACTGAGTGTGCAGCAGACCAGTGACGCCCCCACCGCGCTGGCAAGCTTGTTGCCAAAACTGATGCAGGCCTTATTGGCGGGGAATATCGAATACCTGCAACAGCACTTCGCGCTCTACCTGCAACAGCAATCATCCTGGCAACTGGGATTAATTGCCAAAGATAGCCAGCTCAAAACTGTATTACCACGGCTGATTCTCAGTGGGGAAGCGCAGCCGCAGCAACTGCTGATGCTGGGGCGACACGGCGATCTCAGCGATATTCGTTTCAGCCAGATCCATACCGGCCCGCTCAGTAGCGCCGAGCAGCTACTGTTTATACCCAGTGGGACCGCTAACTGA